The following are from one region of the Streptomyces fradiae genome:
- a CDS encoding Pr6Pr family membrane protein yields MPYVTSLLRGLIALAAATGIVIECVEGSPLVVFSFFTIWSNTAVAAVLGLGAVRAWRRLPPPAPLWTGGVLLCISVVGLVFHLVLDNPASPFNQAAEIARLTGPRAVANQLLHTVTPLGVLLDWLLLTPPGALRWRHAAQWLAAPGAYLLFALTRGALLPPDTPTRYTYPFLDVTAHGYAGVLTNALVLALAFYALGLALVTADRFRPAVAGRVNRISSLGAGGLK; encoded by the coding sequence ATGCCGTACGTGACCTCACTCCTCCGCGGGCTGATCGCCCTTGCCGCCGCGACGGGCATCGTGATCGAGTGCGTCGAGGGCAGCCCCCTCGTCGTCTTCTCCTTCTTCACCATCTGGTCGAACACCGCGGTCGCCGCCGTCCTCGGCCTGGGCGCCGTACGGGCCTGGCGGCGCCTGCCGCCGCCGGCCCCGCTGTGGACGGGCGGGGTGCTGCTCTGCATCTCGGTGGTCGGCCTCGTCTTCCACCTGGTCCTGGACAACCCGGCGAGCCCCTTCAACCAGGCCGCCGAGATCGCCCGCCTCACCGGCCCCCGGGCGGTCGCCAACCAGCTCCTCCACACGGTGACCCCGCTCGGCGTCCTCCTCGACTGGCTGCTCCTCACCCCGCCGGGCGCCCTCCGCTGGCGCCACGCCGCCCAGTGGCTCGCCGCCCCCGGCGCCTACCTGCTCTTCGCCCTGACCCGCGGCGCCCTGCTCCCCCCGGACACCCCGACCCGCTACACGTACCCCTTCCTCGACGTCACCGCCCACGGCTACGCCGGCGTCCTCACCAACGCCCTGGTGCTCGCCCTGGCCTTCTACGCCCTGGGCCTCGCCCTGGTCACGGCAGACCGCTTCCGACCTGCGGTGGCGGGCCGCGTAAACCGGATTTCGTCTCTGGGCGCGGGTGGGCTAAAGTAA
- a CDS encoding GNAT family N-acetyltransferase: MDGSSARRSIRLGSREPVVVRPFAEGDSVAQLTRLLHRASSAHTAEGRVFFASYQSVEDTAYRLRKGECWLAPRAGELVGTVTVAAPYGVPEGYPAPAGAGAFWQLAVDPEYRGTGLGQRLLDLAEERIGALGSSQVVIDTSAQAADLVGWYRRRGYVPVGSWRWGVTNYESVDPGLGEACAALASGLVASFHPRR; this comes from the coding sequence GTGGACGGATCATCAGCGCGCAGGTCGATACGGCTTGGCAGCCGTGAACCGGTCGTGGTGCGGCCGTTCGCCGAGGGCGACTCCGTTGCGCAGTTGACGCGTCTGCTTCACCGTGCCTCTTCCGCTCATACTGCCGAAGGCCGAGTCTTCTTTGCCTCGTATCAGTCGGTGGAGGACACGGCCTACAGGCTGCGCAAGGGCGAGTGCTGGCTCGCTCCGCGGGCGGGCGAGCTGGTGGGCACCGTGACGGTGGCGGCCCCGTACGGGGTGCCCGAGGGGTATCCGGCTCCGGCGGGGGCTGGGGCATTTTGGCAGCTGGCAGTGGATCCGGAGTACCGGGGGACGGGGCTCGGGCAGCGGCTGCTCGATCTGGCGGAGGAACGTATCGGCGCGCTCGGTTCCTCGCAGGTGGTGATCGATACGTCGGCCCAGGCGGCGGACCTGGTGGGCTGGTATCGCAGGCGCGGTTACGTGCCGGTCGGGTCCTGGCGGTGGGGCGTGACGAACTACGAGAGCGTCGATCCGGGACTTGGAGAAGCTTGCGCTGCTCTCGCTTCCGGACTTGTAGCTTCGTTCCACCCACGCCGATGA